In a single window of the Sediminicoccus sp. KRV36 genome:
- a CDS encoding TRAP transporter fused permease subunit has translation MSHSSLPPDIDPASMDAATAARVERLIESEEGVLNRFTGALGVVAVGLALAMSLFHLWAAWSIVPTTVLRFAHVGFTMVLGFFLFPVARRFRDRFLPWDWALIAAALYVTWYLISGGDDLQDRIIYPEPMDIIVGWLLIALVLEVTRRCTGWIMPVVAIAFLLYAFFGNHLPAPWTHRGYDAERLIPHISITLEGIFGTAVDVSATLIILFTIYGAILGATGAGKYFVDFSFAATGGKPSSAGRTVVLSAFLLGGPSGSGVATTVTIGTVAWPMMKRVGYTPHDAGGLLAAGGLGAIISPPIMGAAAFLIAEYLKISYLDVLLMAVIPTCLFYASLLFMVELDQRRIRAAGGGKDDEPMPVERVGAMFKRGWYHFSSLIAIIVFMGMGYSATLSVLYAMALAVALSFLSREHALYPMKLIRTLALGSEQAISIAATCACAGIIVGAITLTGLGLKFSDIAIQAAGGSLIITAIYTALIVWVVGLAVPVTASYIICAVVAAPALMKLGVPDYAAHMFVFYYAVLSEVSPPTALSPFAAAAITGAGPYRTTLMAWKYTLPAFVLPFVFVTDPQGVGLLLNMLPGMDWMDVAQQIFFATLGLAALSSGCQGFAITAMNALERWIMALAGLLMVFPAIIEVVAADSIPAPHWVGLALGAVLLGLQWARRGRLQAA, from the coding sequence ATGTCCCACAGCTCCCTCCCCCCCGATATCGACCCCGCCTCGATGGATGCAGCCACCGCGGCCCGTGTCGAGAGGCTGATCGAATCCGAGGAGGGGGTGCTGAACCGCTTCACCGGCGCGCTGGGCGTGGTGGCGGTCGGGCTCGCGCTGGCCATGTCGCTGTTTCACCTCTGGGCCGCCTGGTCCATCGTGCCGACGACGGTGCTGCGCTTTGCCCATGTCGGCTTCACCATGGTGCTGGGCTTCTTCCTGTTTCCCGTGGCGCGCCGCTTCCGGGACCGTTTCCTGCCCTGGGACTGGGCGCTGATCGCGGCCGCCCTCTACGTCACCTGGTATCTGATTTCCGGTGGCGATGATCTGCAGGACCGCATCATCTACCCCGAGCCGATGGACATCATCGTCGGCTGGCTGCTGATCGCGCTCGTACTGGAAGTCACGCGGCGTTGCACCGGCTGGATCATGCCCGTCGTTGCCATCGCCTTCCTGCTTTATGCGTTTTTCGGCAATCACCTGCCCGCGCCCTGGACGCATCGCGGCTATGACGCCGAACGCCTGATCCCGCATATTTCCATCACGCTGGAGGGCATCTTCGGCACGGCGGTGGATGTCAGCGCCACGCTGATCATCCTGTTCACCATCTACGGCGCGATCCTGGGCGCCACGGGTGCAGGCAAGTATTTCGTGGATTTCTCCTTCGCGGCGACGGGCGGCAAGCCCTCCTCGGCGGGGCGGACGGTGGTGCTCAGCGCCTTCCTGCTGGGCGGGCCCTCGGGCTCGGGTGTCGCGACCACGGTCACCATCGGCACCGTCGCCTGGCCGATGATGAAGCGCGTCGGCTACACGCCGCATGATGCGGGCGGGCTGCTGGCGGCGGGTGGCCTGGGCGCCATCATCTCACCCCCCATCATGGGGGCCGCGGCCTTCCTGATCGCCGAGTATCTCAAGATCTCCTACCTCGACGTGCTGCTGATGGCGGTGATCCCCACCTGCCTCTTCTACGCCTCGCTGCTGTTCATGGTGGAGCTGGACCAGCGCCGCATCCGCGCGGCGGGTGGCGGCAAGGATGACGAGCCGATGCCGGTGGAGCGCGTCGGTGCCATGTTCAAGCGCGGCTGGTATCATTTCAGCAGCCTGATCGCGATCATCGTCTTCATGGGCATGGGTTATTCGGCAACACTCTCGGTGCTCTACGCCATGGCGCTGGCCGTGGCCCTCTCCTTCCTCTCGCGCGAGCATGCGCTCTACCCGATGAAGCTGATCCGCACCCTGGCCCTGGGGTCCGAGCAGGCGATCAGCATCGCCGCCACCTGCGCCTGCGCCGGCATCATCGTCGGCGCCATCACGCTGACCGGACTTGGCCTGAAATTCAGCGATATCGCGATCCAGGCGGCGGGTGGCTCGCTCATCATCACGGCGATCTACACGGCGCTGATCGTCTGGGTCGTCGGCCTCGCGGTGCCGGTCACGGCCAGCTACATCATCTGCGCCGTGGTGGCGGCACCGGCGCTGATGAAGCTCGGCGTGCCGGACTACGCGGCGCATATGTTCGTCTTCTACTACGCGGTGCTGAGCGAGGTGTCCCCGCCCACCGCCCTCTCGCCCTTCGCGGCCGCGGCCATCACGGGGGCCGGCCCCTACCGGACCACGCTGATGGCCTGGAAATACACGCTGCCCGCCTTCGTGCTGCCCTTCGTCTTCGTGACCGACCCGCAGGGCGTCGGCCTGCTGCTGAACATGCTGCCGGGCATGGACTGGATGGATGTGGCCCAGCAGATCTTCTTCGCGACACTTGGCCTCGCCGCGCTCTCCTCGGGCTGCCAGGGCTTCGCCATCACGGCGATGAATGCGCTGGAGCGTTGGATCATGGCGCTGGCCGGGCTGCTGATGGTGTTCCCCGCGATCATCGAGGTCGTCGCGGCGGATAGCATCCCGGCGCCGCACTGGGTCGGCCTCGCCCTGGGGGCCGTGCTGCTCGGGCTGCAATGGGCCCGGCGGGGCCGCTTGCAAGCGGCCTGA
- a CDS encoding RluA family pseudouridine synthase, which produces MLPENIRARILHQDTAVIILDKPAGLSVHAGPRGGPSLEDWLPALQQGKRHLPQPAHRLDTDTAGCLALGRTKPSIAALNRLFAEGLARKTYWAVLTAPPPAETGVCEAPLLKTSTKAKGWRIVVDAAGQSARTEWRILGRDGALTAVELTPRTGRTHQLRAHMAHLGCPILGDARYGGGEGAMQLLARALLLPGIAAEAPIPPHMRKALAQCGLS; this is translated from the coding sequence GTGCTGCCCGAGAATATTCGCGCGCGCATCCTGCATCAGGATACGGCGGTGATCATCCTCGACAAGCCGGCCGGGCTGTCCGTCCATGCGGGGCCGCGTGGCGGCCCTTCACTGGAGGATTGGCTGCCAGCCCTGCAGCAGGGCAAGCGGCATCTGCCGCAGCCGGCACACCGGCTCGATACGGATACGGCGGGTTGCCTCGCGCTCGGCCGCACCAAGCCCAGCATCGCGGCGCTGAACCGGCTCTTCGCCGAAGGGCTCGCGCGGAAGACCTACTGGGCCGTGCTGACGGCACCCCCCCCGGCCGAGACCGGCGTGTGCGAGGCGCCGCTGCTGAAGACCAGCACCAAGGCCAAGGGCTGGCGTATCGTGGTGGACGCGGCGGGGCAATCCGCCCGGACCGAATGGCGCATCCTCGGCCGCGATGGTGCGCTGACGGCGGTGGAGCTCACGCCGCGCACCGGCCGTACGCACCAGCTGCGCGCCCATATGGCGCATCTGGGCTGCCCGATCCTCGGCGATGCGCGCTATGGCGGGGGTGAGGGGGCGATGCAGCTCCTGGCCCGCGCCCTGCTGCTGCCCGGGATCGCGGCCGAGGCACCCATTCCCCCCCATATGCGAAAGGCGCTGGCGCAATGCGGCCTGTCCTGA
- a CDS encoding TAXI family TRAP transporter solute-binding subunit, whose protein sequence is MIQISRRGAMGAGLGLLGASQASGPALAQAAQQIAIATGTTGGVYYPLGGALANYLTRGIPGVSATAEVTAGSTANFQLLGASRAQLVFGQVDAAVDSIRGAGPFRGRVVPTRAIAVLYTNRMQVVTTADRNIRSMADLKGKRISTGAPASATELFALRLIAAAGLNVATDFRGRERLSPAESTNAIRDGKIDAYFFVSGVPTSAITDLAATPGTTLALIDHADALDPIVREHGPVYFAESIPAGTYPGQTTENKQLSVANILAVREDTPPALVQQILNILWTNREDWARVHSAARDFTLAQQKTAAAGVPWHPAAEAFWRTAGATLG, encoded by the coding sequence ATGATCCAAATCTCACGCCGTGGCGCAATGGGCGCCGGTCTTGGCCTGCTCGGCGCCTCGCAGGCATCCGGGCCGGCCTTGGCCCAGGCCGCGCAGCAGATCGCCATCGCCACCGGAACCACCGGTGGCGTCTATTATCCGCTGGGCGGTGCGCTCGCGAATTATCTCACGCGCGGCATCCCCGGCGTTTCCGCCACGGCCGAGGTCACCGCCGGTTCCACCGCGAATTTCCAGCTGCTGGGCGCGTCCCGCGCGCAGCTGGTCTTTGGCCAGGTGGATGCGGCTGTGGACAGCATTCGCGGCGCCGGCCCCTTCCGCGGCCGCGTGGTGCCGACGCGCGCCATCGCCGTGCTCTACACCAACCGCATGCAGGTGGTGACGACGGCGGACCGCAACATCCGCAGCATGGCGGACCTCAAGGGCAAGCGCATTTCCACCGGCGCGCCGGCTTCCGCGACCGAGCTGTTCGCCCTGCGCCTGATCGCCGCCGCCGGCCTGAACGTCGCCACCGATTTCCGCGGCCGTGAGCGGCTTTCCCCCGCCGAAAGCACCAATGCCATCCGCGATGGCAAGATTGATGCCTATTTCTTCGTCTCCGGCGTGCCGACCAGCGCCATCACCGACCTTGCCGCCACGCCCGGCACCACGCTCGCGCTGATTGACCATGCCGATGCGCTGGACCCGATCGTGCGGGAACACGGCCCGGTCTATTTCGCCGAAAGCATTCCGGCCGGCACCTATCCGGGCCAGACCACGGAGAACAAGCAGCTCTCCGTCGCCAATATCCTGGCCGTGCGGGAAGATACGCCGCCCGCACTGGTGCAGCAGATCCTGAACATCCTCTGGACCAATCGCGAGGATTGGGCGCGGGTGCATTCCGCCGCACGGGACTTCACGCTGGCGCAGCAGAAGACGGCCGCCGCGGGCGTGCCCTGGCACCCGGCGGCGGAAGCCTTCTGGCGCACGGCGGGCGCCACCCTCGGCTGA
- the pbpC gene encoding penicillin-binding protein 1C, with the protein MRWARIPILLVLGLLGLAWLLDRAFPPPMARFENRAREVTARDGRLLSVWPAPGGVWRLRTGPGDVSPHLLALLIAAEDRRFHRHPGVDPLALARAAAQWLRAGRVVSGGSTLSMQAARLLEPRPRNLRSKLIEIARALQLEWRHGKQGVLEIWLTLAPQGGNLEGLRAGALAWFGRPAQALDAAEAAFLVALARRPEALRPDRHPEAARRARDAVLLARAPDVASQAEIALAGPVPRQRLALPRHAPHLARQQREGATTLDLDLQRALEALATQSLARLPERVSLAIMVTDLRTRETRALVGGDWMNPARAGALDLSLAVRSPGSALKPLIYALAFEAGVVTPDTVMEDLPRRFGDYAPENFDRAFQGRLRIADALRQSLNQPAVALLNEIGPLRLASVMKAAGAIPRLPPGAEPSLPLALGGVGVTLREMVGLYALLGDGGAHASGASLIELRAANLASAILVQPFPGGGPAGVAWKTGTSWGGRDAWAMGMDQRHVVGIWVGRPDGTPMPNATGARLALPLLPQVFERLPPAPRAPLAPRPLSAGVAPPPMDGLRLLFPPPRATLPEAGRVVLRAAGGQRPLTFLVDGAPLNSDPARREASWVPPAPGFYRITVLDAEGAAARTELRVR; encoded by the coding sequence ATGCGATGGGCGCGAATTCCAATCCTCCTGGTCCTGGGCCTGCTCGGCCTCGCCTGGCTGCTCGACCGTGCCTTCCCGCCGCCCATGGCGCGCTTTGAGAACCGCGCGCGTGAAGTGACCGCGCGCGATGGCCGCCTGCTCTCCGTCTGGCCCGCGCCAGGCGGCGTCTGGCGGCTGCGCACAGGTCCTGGTGATGTTTCGCCGCATCTCCTTGCCCTGCTGATCGCCGCCGAGGACCGGCGCTTCCACCGCCATCCGGGCGTGGACCCGCTGGCGCTGGCGCGCGCCGCCGCGCAATGGCTGCGGGCGGGGCGGGTTGTCTCGGGCGGCTCCACCCTCTCCATGCAGGCGGCGCGGTTGCTGGAGCCGAGGCCGCGCAATCTGCGCAGCAAGCTGATCGAGATCGCCCGCGCGCTGCAATTGGAATGGCGGCATGGCAAGCAAGGCGTGCTGGAGATCTGGCTGACGCTGGCCCCCCAGGGCGGCAATCTGGAAGGGCTGCGCGCCGGCGCCCTGGCCTGGTTCGGCCGGCCGGCGCAGGCGCTGGATGCGGCGGAGGCCGCCTTCCTCGTTGCCCTGGCCCGCCGCCCCGAAGCCCTGCGGCCCGACCGCCATCCCGAAGCGGCCCGCCGCGCCCGCGATGCCGTGCTTCTGGCCCGCGCGCCGGATGTGGCCAGCCAGGCCGAAATCGCCCTGGCTGGCCCCGTGCCGCGGCAGCGCCTGGCCTTGCCGCGCCACGCCCCGCATCTGGCCCGCCAGCAGCGCGAAGGCGCCACCACGCTCGACCTTGACCTGCAACGCGCCCTGGAGGCCCTGGCCACGCAAAGCCTGGCCCGCCTGCCGGAACGCGTCTCGCTGGCCATCATGGTGACCGATCTGCGCACGCGTGAGACGCGCGCCCTGGTCGGCGGCGACTGGATGAACCCGGCCCGCGCCGGCGCGCTTGATCTCTCGCTCGCCGTCCGTTCCCCCGGCTCTGCACTCAAGCCGCTGATCTACGCGCTCGCCTTCGAGGCCGGGGTGGTGACGCCGGATACCGTCATGGAGGATCTGCCCCGCCGCTTCGGCGACTACGCGCCCGAGAATTTCGACCGCGCCTTCCAGGGCCGCCTGCGCATCGCCGATGCGCTGCGGCAAAGCCTGAACCAGCCGGCCGTGGCCCTGCTGAATGAAATCGGCCCCTTGCGCCTGGCCAGCGTGATGAAGGCGGCCGGCGCCATCCCACGCCTGCCGCCCGGGGCCGAGCCGTCGCTGCCGCTGGCCCTGGGCGGCGTGGGCGTCACGCTGCGCGAAATGGTGGGGCTTTATGCGCTGCTGGGCGATGGCGGCGCCCATGCATCCGGCGCGAGCCTGATCGAGCTGCGTGCCGCCAATCTCGCCAGCGCCATTCTGGTGCAGCCCTTCCCCGGGGGTGGCCCCGCCGGGGTCGCATGGAAAACCGGGACCAGTTGGGGCGGGCGCGATGCCTGGGCCATGGGGATGGATCAGCGCCATGTGGTGGGCATCTGGGTGGGCCGCCCGGATGGCACGCCCATGCCCAACGCAACGGGCGCCAGGCTGGCCCTGCCTTTGCTGCCGCAGGTGTTCGAGCGCCTGCCGCCAGCGCCCCGCGCGCCCCTGGCCCCGCGGCCGCTCAGCGCCGGGGTGGCGCCGCCGCCCATGGATGGGCTGCGGCTGCTCTTCCCGCCGCCCCGCGCCACCCTGCCGGAGGCCGGGCGCGTGGTGCTGCGCGCCGCTGGCGGCCAGCGCCCGCTGACCTTCCTGGTGGATGGCGCGCCCCTCAACAGCGACCCCGCCCGACGCGAAGCAAGCTGGGTGCCCCCGGCGCCGGGTTTCTACCGGATCACCGTGCTGGATGCGGAAGGGGCTGCGGCGCGGACGGAGCTGCGGGTGAGATGA
- a CDS encoding CBS domain-containing protein, protein MTQLTARDLMTPDVVSVPPETPVLAVARLLSERGISAVPVMGPAGEVMGVVTEADLIRRLAGQEDAKPGWFASLFVDPATEAERFARTHGVRAQDIMTEAVLTVGENDTAAHIAHLMEDRNIRRVFVLTEGRLRGIVSRADLLRALVAPMPEEGDFSDSRLRSAVIAAMRKQPWADSFYTLVDVQEGVVIFHGFMRDEGVRRGLRVLAEAIPGVKGVRDETQPMPNYIFAGV, encoded by the coding sequence ATGACCCAATTGACCGCCCGAGACCTGATGACCCCCGACGTCGTCTCTGTCCCGCCTGAAACCCCCGTTCTCGCCGTCGCGCGCCTGCTCTCGGAGCGCGGCATCAGCGCCGTGCCGGTGATGGGCCCGGCGGGCGAGGTGATGGGCGTCGTCACCGAGGCCGACCTCATTCGCCGCCTGGCAGGGCAGGAGGATGCGAAGCCCGGCTGGTTCGCCAGCCTCTTCGTGGATCCCGCCACCGAGGCCGAGCGCTTCGCCCGCACCCATGGCGTGCGCGCCCAGGACATCATGACCGAAGCGGTGCTGACGGTGGGCGAGAACGATACCGCGGCACATATCGCCCACCTGATGGAGGACCGGAACATCCGCCGCGTCTTCGTCCTGACCGAGGGCCGGCTGCGCGGCATCGTCAGCCGGGCGGACCTGCTGCGCGCCCTGGTGGCCCCGATGCCGGAAGAGGGCGATTTCAGCGACAGCCGCCTGCGCAGCGCCGTCATTGCCGCCATGCGAAAGCAACCCTGGGCCGACAGCTTCTACACCCTGGTGGATGTGCAGGAGGGTGTGGTGATCTTCCACGGCTTCATGCGCGATGAAGGGGTGCGGCGTGGCCTGCGCGTGCTGGCCGAGGCCATTCCCGGCGTGAAGGGCGTGCGCGACGAAACGCAGCCCATGCCCAATTACATTTTCGCCGGCGTCTGA
- a CDS encoding tetratricopeptide repeat protein codes for MDSDENPAEAERPPSLIRRGWNLARRGWDFATGTLPLIFAGLAIFMVMREAAREPIEVSEISVPSSLSDTGLTGAVAAHRLLDAINATAHAVRTETMHRPSAELEGSEPDLNIPAAGLSLRGLAALVRNLLGWPQRKLSGEIIVTGDRMRFRMRMAGHGVIADVEGPVGDGADALLLRAAPEVWRAVAPRLYAWYIAESDAEEQDIRDRLILLRRRTEDPEADATIDFLIARSLVRSGRADDALDILNPMVEQQPGRAAGHYGRALALRALGDREGALLAQRQGLALDPASAWAHLSSAVLLRELGRFEEALAAAREAQRLDDDDPDGLTEEAHILRFMGRLAEAAAVARRAVALDPSYAPAHAAVGHALLRQREDVAALAAFDTALRLAPHLADGHTGRGQALAAMGREPDAMEALARAIALDATDHRPHHVRAELLGRLGQWSAALEAYDEALVLTAGVPELHLGRGVALSELGRRAEAIAALRQAFALGLNDAAGRRLLTELEAAR; via the coding sequence ATGGACAGTGACGAGAATCCGGCCGAAGCCGAGCGGCCGCCCAGCCTGATCCGGCGCGGCTGGAACCTGGCGCGGCGTGGCTGGGACTTCGCCACCGGCACCTTGCCGCTGATCTTCGCCGGCCTCGCCATTTTCATGGTGATGCGCGAAGCCGCGCGCGAGCCGATCGAGGTCTCCGAGATCTCGGTGCCATCCTCGCTGTCGGATACCGGGCTGACGGGCGCCGTTGCCGCGCACCGCCTGCTGGACGCGATCAACGCCACGGCCCATGCCGTGCGCACCGAGACGATGCACCGCCCCTCGGCCGAGCTCGAAGGCTCGGAGCCGGATCTCAACATTCCCGCCGCCGGGCTTTCGCTGCGCGGCCTGGCGGCCCTGGTGCGCAACCTGCTCGGCTGGCCCCAGCGCAAGCTTTCAGGCGAGATCATCGTCACCGGGGACCGCATGCGCTTTCGCATGCGCATGGCCGGGCATGGCGTCATCGCCGATGTGGAAGGGCCGGTCGGCGATGGGGCGGATGCGCTGCTGCTGCGCGCGGCGCCCGAAGTCTGGCGCGCCGTGGCACCCCGGCTCTACGCCTGGTACATCGCCGAATCCGATGCCGAGGAACAGGATATCCGGGACCGGCTGATCCTGCTGCGCCGCCGGACGGAGGATCCCGAAGCCGACGCGACGATTGACTTCCTGATTGCGCGCTCCCTCGTGCGGTCCGGCCGGGCGGATGACGCGCTGGATATCCTGAACCCGATGGTCGAGCAGCAGCCAGGCCGCGCCGCCGGGCATTACGGCCGGGCGCTGGCCCTGCGTGCCCTGGGGGACCGGGAGGGCGCCTTGCTGGCGCAGCGCCAGGGCCTCGCCCTCGATCCAGCTTCGGCCTGGGCGCATCTCTCCTCCGCCGTCCTGTTGCGGGAATTGGGCCGCTTCGAGGAGGCGCTGGCCGCGGCGCGGGAAGCACAGCGCCTGGATGACGACGACCCGGACGGGCTGACGGAGGAGGCGCATATCCTGCGCTTCATGGGCCGCCTGGCCGAGGCCGCGGCCGTGGCCCGCCGGGCGGTCGCGCTGGACCCCTCCTACGCGCCGGCCCATGCGGCGGTGGGGCATGCCCTGCTGCGCCAGCGCGAGGATGTGGCTGCCCTGGCCGCCTTCGACACGGCCTTGCGCCTCGCGCCGCATCTGGCCGATGGCCATACCGGGCGCGGCCAGGCCCTGGCGGCGATGGGGCGCGAGCCCGATGCGATGGAAGCCCTGGCGCGGGCCATCGCGCTCGATGCCACGGATCACCGCCCGCACCATGTCCGCGCCGAGCTGCTGGGCCGGCTGGGCCAATGGTCCGCCGCGCTGGAAGCCTATGACGAGGCGCTGGTGCTCACCGCCGGCGTGCCGGAGCTGCATCTGGGGCGCGGTGTGGCGCTGTCCGAGCTTGGCCGCCGGGCGGAGGCGATTGCCGCGCTGCGCCAGGCCTTCGCCCTGGGCCTGAACGACGCGGCAGGGCGGCGGCTGCTGACGGAGCTGGAGGCGGCGCGGTAG
- a CDS encoding cyclase family protein gives MKGPFKNLSRRALFGACLGCGAAHLGLQATPANAQGWAPPAAAQRCPSRWGPNDRRGSMNLLTPDRIRSAAAMIREGRKIEMGHVLSTTMPFFGTRRFDVHQKQTFWNPQANNRGSNEELVIGEIGQVGTQFDGFPHQTIGNEVYNCVDLPSIMSRTGFTQMGIETVGTIMTRGVLMDVAGLKGVQTLPDTYEITVADLEAALNRQRVELREGDAMIINTGWGHLYGRENARYVAACPGIGVAAAEWLIAKNPMLIGADNWPVEVAPSKTMPSASLPVHQIALVVNGVHLLENMNLAEIVASGRNEFCFMMQPLRAQGFTGSTVSPAALF, from the coding sequence ATGAAGGGCCCATTCAAGAACTTGTCACGCCGCGCCTTGTTCGGCGCGTGTCTGGGCTGTGGCGCGGCCCATCTGGGCCTTCAAGCCACACCGGCCAATGCCCAGGGCTGGGCGCCTCCCGCTGCCGCCCAGCGCTGCCCTTCCCGCTGGGGCCCGAATGACCGCCGCGGCTCGATGAACCTGCTGACACCGGACCGCATCCGCAGCGCGGCCGCGATGATCCGCGAGGGCCGCAAGATCGAGATGGGCCATGTGCTGAGCACGACCATGCCTTTCTTCGGCACGCGGCGCTTCGACGTGCACCAGAAGCAGACCTTCTGGAACCCGCAGGCCAACAACCGCGGTTCCAACGAGGAGCTGGTCATCGGCGAGATCGGCCAGGTCGGCACGCAATTCGACGGCTTCCCGCATCAGACCATCGGCAATGAGGTCTATAACTGCGTGGACCTGCCCTCCATCATGTCCCGCACCGGCTTCACCCAGATGGGGATCGAGACGGTGGGCACCATCATGACGCGCGGCGTGCTGATGGATGTGGCCGGCCTGAAGGGCGTGCAGACCCTGCCCGACACCTACGAGATCACCGTGGCCGATCTCGAAGCCGCGCTCAACCGGCAGCGGGTAGAGCTGCGCGAGGGCGATGCGATGATCATCAACACCGGCTGGGGTCATCTCTATGGGCGGGAAAATGCGCGCTATGTCGCGGCCTGCCCGGGCATTGGCGTGGCGGCGGCCGAATGGCTGATCGCGAAGAACCCGATGCTGATCGGCGCCGACAACTGGCCGGTGGAGGTGGCGCCCTCCAAGACCATGCCCAGTGCTTCCTTGCCGGTGCACCAGATCGCGCTGGTGGTGAATGGCGTGCACCTGCTGGAGAACATGAACTTGGCCGAAATCGTCGCCTCCGGCCGCAACGAGTTCTGCTTCATGATGCAGCCGCTGCGCGCCCAGGGCTTCACCGGCAGCACCGTCTCGCCCGCCGCACTGTTCTGA
- a CDS encoding branched-chain amino acid aminotransferase, whose translation MAGVFWYDGVWTTEEPKIIGPMDHCFWLGSVIFDGARSITGWAPDLDRHCARAVRSARVMGMKPTKTPEEIEALCQEGIRRMGPEATLYIRPMFFIRQGLGAARPDPSSTDFILSLYDTPLPAWAGFSAMLTPFRKPATDMAPTDAKAACLYPNGARATAWANEHGHDMAVMSDVAGNIAEFASSNLWFAKDGVVVTPAVNHTFLNGITRQRVITLLRDAGVTVEERAVRPEELDDADEIFSTGNYAKVQPVIRYNGRDMQIGPFANKARELYFAWMRAQPRVVSEAAAAE comes from the coding sequence ATGGCCGGCGTATTCTGGTATGATGGCGTCTGGACCACCGAGGAGCCGAAGATCATCGGCCCGATGGACCATTGTTTCTGGCTCGGCTCCGTCATTTTCGACGGCGCGCGTTCCATCACCGGCTGGGCGCCCGACCTCGACCGCCATTGCGCCCGCGCCGTGCGCTCCGCCCGCGTCATGGGCATGAAGCCCACCAAGACGCCTGAGGAGATCGAGGCGCTCTGCCAGGAGGGCATTCGCCGCATGGGACCGGAGGCAACGCTCTACATCCGGCCGATGTTCTTCATCCGCCAGGGTCTGGGTGCGGCGCGGCCTGATCCGAGCAGCACGGATTTCATCCTCTCCCTCTACGACACGCCGCTGCCGGCCTGGGCCGGCTTCTCGGCCATGCTGACACCCTTCCGCAAACCCGCCACCGACATGGCGCCGACCGACGCGAAGGCCGCCTGCCTCTACCCCAATGGCGCGCGCGCCACGGCCTGGGCGAATGAGCACGGGCATGACATGGCGGTGATGAGCGACGTGGCCGGCAATATCGCCGAATTCGCCAGCAGCAACCTGTGGTTCGCCAAGGATGGCGTGGTGGTCACGCCCGCGGTGAACCACACCTTCCTCAACGGCATCACGCGCCAGCGCGTCATCACCCTGCTGCGCGATGCCGGCGTCACGGTCGAGGAGCGCGCCGTGCGGCCCGAAGAACTCGACGACGCGGATGAGATCTTCTCGACCGGCAACTACGCCAAGGTGCAGCCCGTCATTCGCTACAATGGCCGCGACATGCAGATCGGCCCCTTCGCCAACAAGGCGCGGGAGCTGTATTTCGCCTGGATGCGTGCGCAGCCCCGCGTGGTGAGCGAAGCCGCCGCGGCGGAGTGA
- a CDS encoding glutathione S-transferase, which produces MAAFRLHCFPESGGCYKAALMLALCGAAWEGIPVDYYHGETRTPEWRARVSVMGEVPVVEHAGRSHTQSGAILTWLSQHFGRFAAEDREEELRWLLFDNHKFTSYLATWRWLVSFTPNPDAAVIAFFRARMENAFRVVEAQLAGRDFLLGNSPCIADISMQGYLHFPQEEWPLDLTPFPNIRAWIARFRAMPGWKPPYELLPGARFPKP; this is translated from the coding sequence ATGGCGGCGTTTCGGCTTCACTGCTTTCCCGAATCAGGTGGCTGCTACAAGGCCGCCCTCATGCTCGCGCTGTGCGGCGCCGCGTGGGAGGGCATCCCGGTGGATTACTACCATGGCGAGACGCGGACCCCCGAATGGCGCGCGCGCGTGAGCGTGATGGGGGAGGTTCCGGTGGTCGAGCATGCGGGGCGCTCCCACACGCAATCAGGCGCCATCCTCACCTGGCTCTCGCAGCATTTCGGCCGCTTCGCGGCGGAGGACCGTGAGGAGGAGCTGCGCTGGCTGCTCTTCGACAACCACAAATTCACCAGCTACCTGGCCACCTGGCGCTGGCTGGTTAGCTTCACCCCGAACCCGGACGCGGCGGTGATCGCCTTCTTCCGCGCGCGGATGGAAAATGCTTTCCGCGTGGTGGAAGCGCAGCTGGCGGGGCGGGATTTCCTGCTGGGGAACTCGCCCTGCATCGCCGATATCTCCATGCAGGGCTACCTGCATTTCCCGCAGGAGGAATGGCCGCTGGACCTCACGCCCTTCCCGAACATCCGTGCATGGATCGCCCGCTTCCGCGCGATGCCGGGATGGAAGCCGCCCTATGAGCTGTTGCCCGGGGCGCGCTTTCCAAAGCCGTAA